In Mycobacterium sp. 050128, one genomic interval encodes:
- a CDS encoding cytochrome P450, producing the protein MTTNVHTAGTGEETVDLRDPYPYFAHKRRQSGVFRGTVMDYSRTPESMLPKNEYSAVSFNAVNTVFRDGRVFSSKPYDKTIGLFMGPTILAMEGKKHREHRNLVSAAFKSRALAQWEPTIVRPICNALIDEFIETGNADLIRNYTFEFPTRVIARLLGLPDEDLPMFRKRAVQLISYHVNYEKAFEASAALKDYFVEQIELRKSKPASRPTQDIIGDLVEAEIDGEKLSDEAIYSFLRLLLPAGLETTYRSSGNLLYLLLTHPQQFAAVQADHALIGQAIEEGLRYETPLTTVQRFTTEDTELEGVPLPARSVIGVCIGSANRDETRWERAEEFDIFRKAVPHISFAAGEHTCLGLHLARLETRVAVECLLSRLTNFTVLTDDDPHIHGQPFRSPTALPVTFDAK; encoded by the coding sequence GTGACGACAAACGTTCACACCGCCGGCACCGGCGAGGAAACCGTCGATCTGCGTGACCCCTATCCGTACTTCGCGCACAAGCGCCGTCAGTCCGGTGTTTTCCGCGGGACGGTCATGGATTACAGCAGGACACCCGAGTCCATGTTGCCCAAGAACGAGTACTCCGCGGTCTCGTTCAACGCGGTCAACACCGTGTTTCGGGACGGGCGGGTGTTCAGCTCCAAGCCCTACGACAAGACGATCGGCCTGTTCATGGGCCCGACCATCCTGGCGATGGAGGGCAAGAAGCATCGCGAACACCGCAACCTGGTGTCGGCTGCGTTCAAGTCCCGGGCGCTGGCGCAGTGGGAACCGACGATCGTGCGGCCGATCTGCAACGCGTTGATCGACGAATTCATCGAAACCGGCAACGCCGACCTCATCCGGAACTACACGTTCGAGTTCCCCACCCGCGTCATCGCCCGGCTGCTGGGCCTACCGGACGAAGACCTGCCGATGTTCCGTAAGCGCGCCGTGCAATTGATCAGCTACCACGTCAACTACGAGAAGGCCTTCGAGGCGTCGGCGGCACTGAAGGATTACTTCGTCGAGCAGATCGAGCTGCGCAAGTCCAAGCCCGCCTCCAGACCCACCCAGGACATCATCGGCGATCTGGTCGAGGCCGAGATCGACGGCGAAAAGCTCAGCGACGAGGCCATCTATTCGTTCCTGCGGCTGCTGCTGCCCGCCGGGCTGGAAACCACCTACCGGTCCTCGGGAAACCTGCTGTATCTGCTGCTCACCCATCCCCAACAGTTCGCCGCGGTACAAGCCGATCACGCGCTGATCGGCCAGGCGATCGAGGAAGGCCTGCGCTACGAAACGCCGCTGACCACCGTGCAACGGTTCACCACCGAGGACACCGAACTGGAAGGCGTGCCGCTTCCGGCGCGCTCGGTGATCGGCGTGTGCATCGGTTCGGCCAATCGCGACGAAACGCGCTGGGAACGAGCCGAAGAATTCGACATCTTTCGCAAGGCCGTCCCACACATCTCGTTTGCCGCCGGCGAGCACACCTGCCTGGGTCTGCACCTGGCGCGGCTGGAGACGCGCGTCGCGGTCGAATGTCTACTGAGCCGTTTGACCAACTTCACGGTGCTCACCGACGACGACCCGCATATCCATGGCCAGCCCTTCCGATCGCCGACCGCGCTTCCGGTGACGTTCGACGCCAAGTAG